From one Triticum aestivum cultivar Chinese Spring chromosome 4B, IWGSC CS RefSeq v2.1, whole genome shotgun sequence genomic stretch:
- the LOC123093359 gene encoding protein BIG GRAIN 1 translates to MERRGDKGMAARARRHVDQPSFSSSLLDAIYRSMEDEPGHAAGDAAATKKKQQQQQQEEALHYSYYYRPSLAGSYRARAPAPGPHATTSSSSECSSYGGFSSSEAESSNHRRLRPIRTTVPDGQPAPAPEKKAKKQPAGASIRAKLRDLRKPASPGARLAGFLNTIFAGKRAPQTPPSARTAAEYACSSASSYSRSCLSKTPSTRGHANRTVRFVDSDREAPATVPGADRRRVPVEQMLLRRMEMESDEEDDEESSDASSDLFELENFAAAAVPPGAGYRDELPVYETTRVVLNRGIGHAHGHGRSARVV, encoded by the coding sequence ATGGAGAGGCGCGGGGACAAGGGGATGGCGGCGCGGGCGAGGCGCCACGTCGACCAGCCGTCCTTCTCGTCGTCGCTGCTCGACGCGATATACAGGTCCATGGAGGACGAACCGGGCCACGCCGCCGGGGACGCGGCggcgaccaagaagaagcagcagcagcagcagcaggaggaggccctgCACTACAGCTACTACTACAGGCCGTCGCTGGCCGGGAGCtaccgtgcgcgcgcgccggccccGGGGCCGCACGCCACCACGTCCAGCTCCTCCGAGTGCTCCAGCTACGGCGGCTTCTCCTCGTCCGAGGCCGAGTCGTCCAACCACCGCCGCCTGCGCCCCATCCGCACCACCGTGCCCGACGGCCAGCCCGCGCccgcgccggagaagaaggccaagaagcagCCGGCGGGGGCCTCCATCCGCGCCAAGCTCAGGGACCTCCGCAAGCCGGCCTCCCCCGGCGCCCGCCTCGCGGGCTTCCTCAACACCATCTTCGCCGGCAAGCGCGCCCCGCAGACGCCGCCCTCGGCCCGGACGGCGGCGGAGTACGCGTGCTCCTCGGCGTCGTCGTACTCGCGGTCATGCCTGAGCAAGACGCCGTCGACGCGCGGGCACGCCAACCGCACCGTGCGGTTCGTGGACAGCGACCGCGAGGCGCCGGCGACGGTGCCCGGGGCTGACCGCCGGAGGGTGCCGGTGGAGCAGATGCTGCTCCGGCGCATGGAGATggagagcgacgaggaggacgacgaggagagCAGCGACGCCAGCTCCGACCTGTTCGAGCTCGAgaacttcgccgccgccgccgtgccgccggGCGCGGGGTACCGGGACGAGCTGCCGGTGTACGAGACGACGAGGGTGGTGCTGAACCGCGGCATTGGGCACGCGCACGGGCACGGCCGGAGCGCCAGAGTCGTCTGA